In Rothia mucilaginosa, one genomic interval encodes:
- a CDS encoding EamA family transporter: MSHTAHQRPALGIMFVLMSCSSLQFGAAFAVTLFPLFGALAISVSRLAIASVVVGSAVWLAARWRTRRGGEMPPGALSWSKEQWRAVIIFGMTFGLMNGFFYCAIDRIPIGLAVAVEFLGPLALASMLTRRLRDAVWVLCALVGMLVLGYEAAVGKDTDYLGLTFALIAGVFWALYIRSSAKVGAMVPGASGLAVAMLVGAVFIAPVAAVIPAPQPIWNAAQDPMLLLMIFGTAMFASVIPYSAELMALRNLPERVFSVLMSMEPAIAAIAGWALLNQETGPIRWAAIFLLMTASVGITLSTTKGGSTQQKDDGEGPVPMPLPE, from the coding sequence TTGTCGCATACCGCCCACCAACGCCCGGCGCTGGGCATTATGTTTGTGCTGATGTCCTGCTCCTCATTGCAGTTCGGTGCCGCCTTCGCGGTGACGCTTTTCCCGCTGTTTGGCGCGCTGGCTATTAGTGTCAGCCGCCTGGCGATTGCCTCTGTTGTGGTCGGTAGCGCCGTGTGGTTGGCTGCGCGCTGGCGTACCCGCCGCGGCGGCGAGATGCCGCCGGGTGCGCTGTCCTGGTCGAAGGAGCAGTGGCGTGCCGTCATCATTTTCGGTATGACGTTCGGCCTGATGAACGGCTTCTTCTATTGCGCGATTGACCGCATCCCGATTGGTTTGGCGGTGGCGGTGGAGTTCTTGGGTCCGCTGGCTTTGGCATCTATGCTAACCCGCAGGCTCCGCGACGCGGTGTGGGTGCTCTGCGCCCTGGTGGGCATGCTGGTGCTCGGTTATGAGGCGGCGGTCGGCAAGGATACTGACTACCTGGGCCTGACGTTCGCGCTGATCGCTGGCGTGTTCTGGGCGCTGTATATTCGCTCCAGCGCGAAGGTGGGTGCCATGGTTCCGGGTGCGAGCGGCCTGGCGGTGGCGATGCTTGTTGGTGCTGTATTTATTGCCCCGGTGGCGGCTGTTATTCCGGCGCCTCAGCCGATCTGGAATGCGGCGCAGGATCCGATGCTACTCCTCATGATTTTTGGTACCGCCATGTTCGCCTCGGTGATTCCCTATAGCGCGGAGCTGATGGCTCTGCGTAACCTGCCGGAGCGCGTATTTAGCGTGCTGATGAGCATGGAGCCCGCTATTGCGGCGATTGCCGGTTGGGCGCTGCTGAATCAGGAGACCGGCCCGATTCGTTGGGCGGCGATTTTCCTGCTGATGACCGCGAGCGTGGGTATTACGCTAAGCACCACGAAGGGTGGTTCCACCCAGCAGAAGGATGACGGCGAGGGTCCCGTTCCCATGCCGCTACCTGAGTAG
- the purB gene encoding adenylosuccinate lyase has product MSHTNNTFLPSGRIDLGTGELALGPLDGRYASVTAPLTNYLSEAALNRDRIHVEVEWFIYLCEHEVLPGLSPLSEEQKKGLRAIVTDFNADSVAELAEIEAVTVHDVKAVEYYIGRRLEGLGLSHLVPLVHFGCTSEDINNLSYALGIKDAVENVWIPAAEELIDVLLKLAEDGRDVPMLCRTHGQPATPSTLGKEMGVLAYRLKRQVKHVKAIEFLGKINGATGTYAAHYASVPSADWQKISRGFVEHLGLTWNPLTTQIESHDWQAELYSDIAHFNRVLHNLCTDVWSYISIGFFRQIPVAGATGSSTMPHKVNPIRFENAEANLELSNALLDSLGSTLVTSRWQRDLTDSSAQRNIGVAFGHSVLAISNVVKGLERLDIATEVISADLDANWEVLAEAIQMVMRAEAIAGVPGMENPYERLKELTRGHRVDAARLKEFVATLGLSPEAEARLSALTPHTYNGIAAQLLDHAKNA; this is encoded by the coding sequence ATGTCTCACACCAATAACACCTTCTTGCCTTCTGGCCGTATTGACCTGGGCACCGGCGAACTTGCGCTGGGCCCCCTGGACGGACGCTACGCTTCCGTGACCGCGCCCCTGACCAACTACCTCTCTGAGGCAGCTCTGAACCGCGACCGCATCCATGTTGAGGTTGAGTGGTTCATTTACCTGTGCGAGCACGAGGTGCTGCCGGGTCTGTCCCCGCTGAGCGAGGAGCAGAAGAAGGGCCTGCGCGCCATCGTTACCGATTTCAACGCTGATTCTGTGGCGGAGCTGGCTGAGATTGAGGCTGTCACCGTTCACGACGTGAAGGCGGTCGAGTACTACATTGGTCGCCGCCTGGAGGGCCTGGGCCTGAGTCACCTGGTGCCGCTGGTTCACTTCGGCTGCACTTCTGAAGACATTAACAACCTCTCCTACGCGCTGGGTATCAAGGACGCCGTTGAGAACGTGTGGATTCCCGCCGCGGAGGAGCTGATTGATGTTCTGCTGAAGCTGGCTGAGGACGGCCGCGACGTGCCGATGCTGTGCCGCACTCACGGCCAGCCGGCAACCCCCTCCACCCTGGGCAAGGAGATGGGCGTGCTCGCCTACCGCCTGAAGCGCCAGGTCAAGCACGTGAAGGCTATCGAGTTCCTGGGCAAGATTAACGGTGCGACCGGCACCTACGCTGCTCACTATGCGTCGGTGCCTAGCGCTGATTGGCAGAAGATTTCTCGTGGTTTTGTGGAGCACCTGGGCCTGACCTGGAACCCGCTGACCACTCAGATTGAGTCGCACGACTGGCAGGCTGAGCTGTACTCGGATATCGCTCACTTCAACCGTGTGCTGCACAACCTCTGCACCGATGTGTGGAGCTACATTTCGATTGGTTTCTTCCGTCAGATTCCGGTGGCTGGTGCGACCGGTTCGTCGACTATGCCGCACAAGGTGAACCCGATTCGCTTTGAGAATGCGGAGGCTAACCTGGAGCTGTCCAACGCTCTGCTGGATTCGCTGGGTTCGACTCTGGTGACTTCTCGTTGGCAGCGTGACCTGACTGACTCGTCGGCGCAGCGCAATATTGGTGTGGCGTTTGGTCACTCGGTGCTGGCTATCTCCAATGTAGTGAAGGGTCTTGAGCGTCTGGATATTGCGACCGAGGTTATTTCCGCTGACCTGGATGCGAACTGGGAGGTTCTGGCTGAGGCGATCCAGATGGTGATGCGTGCTGAGGCTATCGCGGGTGTTCCCGGCATGGAGAACCCGTACGAGCGTCTGAAGGAGCTGACTCGCGGTCACCGCGTGGATGCCGCTCGCTTGAAGGAGTTCGTGGCCACTCTGGGCCTCTCCCCCGAGGCTGAGGCGCGTCTGTCGGCTCTGACTCCGCACACCTATAACGGTATTGCGGCTCAGCTGCTGGACCATGCGAAGAACGCTTAG
- a CDS encoding EamA family transporter, whose amino-acid sequence MTSSTHTPNAARSPLATQGLGVAYATGAIISAQFGAALAKQLMGDLGPWGVVALRLLTSSILLWVFFRPQIRSWTRQQWMAVIVLGVALTGANAFFYVAIEQVPLAIAVAIEFMGPLVLATVMSRRKLDLVWIALSFTGMAILTAESQAKPEDFALMGVVFAILTAISRAAYILATEKVGALIPGMGGMVVGNVVSTLLVLPFPFLISGNNLLKVTQDVHLLAIGCLMGLLASALPALGEVSSLRLLPAHIYSVVLSLEPAIAAAVGIVMLGEATGLVRWVAIALLVAASIGISISHARAQKKAQEDGTLEDADHYLPGAVDAHAVDIAQMATSSITIPSAAQIKADREAKGL is encoded by the coding sequence ATGACTTCTTCCACCCATACGCCCAATGCTGCGCGTTCTCCCCTGGCGACTCAGGGGCTGGGTGTTGCGTACGCGACCGGCGCGATTATTTCGGCGCAGTTCGGTGCGGCTCTTGCCAAGCAGCTCATGGGCGATTTGGGCCCCTGGGGCGTGGTCGCTCTGCGCCTGCTGACATCTTCTATCCTGCTGTGGGTGTTCTTCCGCCCGCAGATTCGTTCGTGGACCCGTCAGCAGTGGATGGCGGTCATTGTCCTCGGTGTCGCCCTGACCGGTGCGAATGCCTTCTTCTATGTGGCTATTGAGCAGGTTCCGCTAGCAATTGCGGTGGCTATTGAGTTTATGGGTCCGCTGGTGCTGGCGACGGTTATGTCGCGCCGTAAGCTGGACCTGGTGTGGATTGCTCTGTCATTTACGGGCATGGCGATTCTGACTGCTGAGTCCCAGGCGAAGCCTGAAGATTTCGCGTTGATGGGTGTGGTTTTCGCAATCCTGACCGCTATTTCTCGTGCCGCCTATATTCTGGCGACTGAGAAGGTTGGCGCTCTGATTCCGGGTATGGGCGGCATGGTCGTGGGTAACGTTGTCTCTACCCTGCTGGTTCTGCCGTTCCCGTTCCTGATAAGCGGCAATAACCTGTTGAAGGTCACCCAGGATGTGCACCTGCTGGCTATTGGCTGCCTGATGGGTCTGCTGGCTTCTGCCCTGCCGGCGCTGGGTGAGGTTTCTTCGCTGCGTCTGCTGCCCGCGCACATTTATAGCGTGGTGCTGTCCCTGGAGCCTGCGATTGCGGCGGCTGTGGGTATTGTGATGCTTGGTGAAGCTACCGGCCTGGTTCGTTGGGTTGCTATTGCTCTGCTGGTGGCGGCGAGTATCGGTATTTCGATTTCTCACGCTCGTGCGCAGAAGAAGGCGCAGGAGGACGGCACGCTGGAGGATGCGGACCATTACCTGCCCGGTGCGGTGGATGCTCACGCGGTTGATATTGCGCAGATGGCGACCAGCTCCATTACGATTCCTTCTGCCGCTCAGATTAAGGCTGACCGTGAGGCGAAGGGCCTCTAA
- a CDS encoding spermidine synthase — translation MAHIQLSGGQRAEIHPDGFSDYGYVLEIGGAEQSHVDVQNPDYVFYEYLRRIANTVDALAPAGEPITAAHLGAGALTLVRYIQATRPGSRQVAVDIEPELMGFVTDRLPLPVGTDCQLVVGDAREQLANLPELLGVPGFDAIILDIFTGMDAPAHLANREFYRELKDALSERGIVAINVGDDAGLPFFQLQATAMLEVFDHVWCLCESSMLSGQNEGNLVLVGTARELDEDTQDWLYALGPHPAEVLTTDELRDLLEELAES, via the coding sequence GTGGCGCACATTCAGCTCTCCGGCGGTCAGCGCGCGGAAATTCACCCGGACGGGTTCAGCGACTACGGCTACGTCCTCGAAATCGGTGGCGCCGAGCAGTCCCACGTGGACGTGCAGAACCCCGACTACGTGTTCTACGAGTACCTGCGCCGCATTGCGAACACGGTGGATGCGCTCGCACCCGCCGGCGAACCTATCACCGCCGCACACCTGGGCGCCGGTGCGCTCACCCTCGTGCGCTATATTCAGGCGACCCGCCCCGGCTCCCGCCAGGTTGCCGTGGATATTGAGCCGGAGCTCATGGGCTTCGTGACGGACCGCCTGCCGCTACCCGTCGGAACCGACTGCCAGCTGGTGGTGGGGGATGCCCGCGAGCAGCTGGCGAACCTGCCCGAACTGCTGGGCGTGCCCGGCTTCGATGCGATTATCCTCGACATCTTCACCGGCATGGACGCGCCCGCCCACCTGGCAAACCGCGAGTTCTACCGCGAACTCAAGGACGCCCTGAGTGAGCGCGGCATAGTTGCCATCAACGTGGGTGACGACGCGGGTCTGCCCTTCTTCCAGCTGCAGGCAACCGCCATGCTGGAAGTCTTTGACCACGTGTGGTGCCTGTGCGAAAGCTCCATGCTCAGCGGGCAGAACGAAGGCAACCTCGTGCTGGTTGGTACCGCCCGCGAGCTGGACGAGGATACCCAGGACTGGCTGTACGCCCTGGGCCCGCATCCGGCGGAGGTGCTTACCACCGATGAGCTGCGCGACCTGCTGGAAGAGCTGGCTGAGAGCTAA
- a CDS encoding DsbA family protein, protein MTSPLNRRTLLLGVVPAAALGLSACGSSSSQPSASASSSGSASASASATASASASADPSASATASATADDGYVGYRLNREVPGAGTATLYTDYQCPYCAKAEPKFEEAAKKLDGIVNVTVRHMPLNMHANAVPAALAVEAAEAQGKHLEMANKLFATQNDWKSIKERDKLRTLFNDYAKELGLNVEEFDKVLLASDTVKPIQRDYEHAVKIGVKGTPTFAVNDKVVEGLDSSSSVDDLVSTFKREAGVK, encoded by the coding sequence ATGACTTCACCCCTCAACCGCCGCACCCTGCTGCTGGGCGTAGTGCCCGCCGCCGCCCTGGGACTGAGCGCATGCGGTTCCAGCTCCTCCCAGCCCTCCGCTTCGGCATCTTCCAGCGGTTCGGCGAGCGCCTCCGCAAGCGCCACTGCGAGCGCTTCGGCATCTGCTGACCCCTCGGCTTCGGCTACTGCATCCGCAACCGCTGATGACGGCTACGTCGGCTACCGCCTCAACCGCGAAGTACCCGGCGCAGGCACCGCAACCCTGTACACCGACTACCAGTGCCCCTACTGCGCTAAGGCAGAACCTAAGTTCGAAGAAGCCGCCAAGAAGCTTGACGGCATCGTGAACGTGACCGTGCGCCACATGCCGCTGAACATGCACGCCAACGCCGTGCCCGCCGCACTTGCCGTGGAGGCCGCCGAGGCGCAGGGTAAGCACCTCGAAATGGCGAACAAGCTCTTCGCTACCCAGAACGACTGGAAGAGCATCAAGGAACGCGATAAGCTGCGCACCCTCTTCAACGACTACGCCAAGGAACTGGGCCTGAACGTCGAAGAATTCGATAAGGTCCTGCTCGCCTCCGACACCGTCAAGCCCATTCAGCGCGACTACGAGCACGCCGTGAAGATCGGTGTGAAGGGCACCCCCACCTTCGCAGTGAACGACAAGGTCGTTGAGGGCCTGGACTCCTCCTCCTCGGTGGATGACCTGGTCAGCACCTTCAAGCGTGAAGCTGGCGTGAAGTAG
- a CDS encoding ABC transporter substrate-binding protein: MGIGTAAGHALAEQLMAAATLARAKGAELAHRMRTEAQEIRTAHQRANELNGDRWASEAGRAYRRQLEEHREKIRHQAEQAEGTAAMIAAAGEELANDLTAKAQVIKAAASAVDNLLGKLADGAADALEKLNPGEIIARSGVQKAQSTLDSLMHVSLPDGLSSLIRTH, translated from the coding sequence ATGGGCATCGGCACCGCCGCCGGCCACGCCCTCGCCGAACAGCTCATGGCGGCTGCCACCCTCGCCCGCGCCAAAGGGGCAGAACTCGCCCACAGGATGCGCACCGAAGCCCAAGAAATCCGCACCGCACACCAACGCGCCAACGAACTCAACGGCGACCGCTGGGCATCCGAAGCCGGACGCGCCTATCGGCGACAACTCGAAGAACACCGCGAAAAAATCCGCCACCAAGCCGAACAAGCCGAAGGCACCGCCGCCATGATCGCCGCCGCCGGTGAAGAACTCGCCAACGACCTCACCGCCAAAGCACAGGTAATCAAAGCCGCCGCCTCCGCCGTAGATAACCTACTCGGCAAACTCGCCGACGGTGCCGCCGACGCCCTCGAAAAACTCAACCCCGGCGAAATCATCGCCCGCTCAGGCGTGCAAAAAGCCCAGTCAACGCTGGATTCACTCATGCACGTGAGCCTGCCCGACGGGCTGAGCTCGCTCATCCGAACCCACTAA